CCaaactctgtatattctgcgataaacaactgTTGACGCGCAGACCGGTAGGAGAGCAGTATGACGTCAATAATGACGTCAAATTACCGCATGACGTCGGATTCATTACTACTCGGATGAAGAAGCCCagcaattttttatcaaaatatttcagtgaacatGCTTAGATATTAAATaactcgggctaaagccctcgtgGTTCATTTTTTCCGCATCTGAACTATGAACCGTGAAAAACTAGACACCAAACCACCCGAaaaccttgattatttgttaaattaagGTTAAACTAACACAACTTTGACACTGAAACTGCTTGCAATAGAAAAACTGAAAGGAACCGTCGTCTTTGCACCTTATGTAACAAAAATGATATAGAGGATGAAATTCACTTCATTTTAGTGATTCTATTTTATTACCAAACTGTGTTACACACAATTcagcaatttttttctaaaatgtttcaaaatatgaaatgatTATTCAAATAACTAATCATTATCTCGTATGTTGTTTTTGCATTTATAATGAAACACGGCGATGTTTAAAGATGGTCAATCTAAAATTTCTTAATTATGAAATGTGAATTTATATTATGTGTATGTATAATATGATGGATTATATTTTGTATGGTTTGTTATGACGATGAGCTCTATGCTTAAGACAAAATAAAACTTCTTATATTCTGTTATTAGTTGTAGGGAAATACCATTTTTAGGCTAGTGTGACGTAGACAATTACATTCGCAATCAGTTTTGATGGGTTTAATTTAGGCTTCTCTTGATTGTATACTTATTGTATTTATTGCGAAGTATGTGTGCAATACTGAgaaaatttgataattattttatcatataaaaccAATTCTTACGTCAGGGCTAGATGAATTATTACCATTGTTAATATTTCTTCCAACAATTTATGGCCGAACATGCAATATCCTATATCACCAATCACATGACCTCATAAATCGTCTTTGTAGTACAGTGTATTTTGTTTTTcgaaatatttacattcatcatATGTTttgtttggaaataaaaaaaaatcttcttttttttcgtaTAGACAACATTGGAGCAATACAAATAAGGAGGGCCATTTCTGCGATATTGCAAGCACgatctgacgtcattcacaaaaattGCATGAACAAATTGTGTCCTTTGAACAATCTATCAACATAGGACACCAAAATTTGAAGAAAGAACATTTAATTACAGCTAATACTATTAATTTTCTCACTTGAAACAAATCGACTATATTTTTCCTGGATTTGGGGATATCTTAAAACAATCAGGAGCTGTATTTTTATCTGAAGCCGaattacaattttattattattatttaagcaacatacacattttaacatgtcagatacatggattggaaaacaagctgatagcttatgtaaattcctttccaatAAACAGATTTACAACAATAAACGTACAAGGTTACGATCAGTATGACATTTATGAACACTGTAACGAGGTAATTCAATTTATACTTGAATAATGTTTCAAGAGTTGGGAAATTGTTTGGGGTAAAGCGTCTTGAGAAATAACCTAAGTATACGGACTCTTTTAAACATGTGTATATGTCACGTtactacaataaaaaaaaaaataatgtgagaAATGAGTTAGAAAGATAAAATCgatagaaaagaaaataagagAAAGGAGGGGCTCACACAGCTCTTGACATCAGTCCAAAATACGAATACATTAACCGAATCGTTTAGAAGAAGATATAAAGCTTTGCACTTTTAGAAACACCTGACTGTTTTGTTCGAACGTGAGGTGCTCATCTCCATAAAGGAGATTGCTAACTGTTTTTGCACATGGAAGATTGCCAAGGTTTTCTTGTCTATGCATGGTGTAAAGGGGACATTGAAGCAAGAAATGGGAAACAGTCTCAAGGGCTCCGCATCTGCAGAGAGCGGTGTCGGTAATATTTTTCCTGTGAAGGTCAAAATTTAAAGAGCTGCAACCGAGGCGTAGACGAGTATGCAATATCTGGTTTTTACGTGTTCCAACGTTAAAAAGGGCGGGAGACTTTGTTTGTTGTTACGTGATTTTGGTTTTGAAGGTGTGAAGAGTGTTACAATTTCAAACATCAGACGGGAGAGAATTCCAGTCGCGAATAGTTGCTGGCAAAAAGGAAGAGTTATAAAGTTGCGTTCTAGATGGTATCGTAGGTATGTTATCGGAATTCCTTAAAGGATATCGATTTTGGTTGTTTTCAGGAATCAAACTACTGAGATAATGAGGAGTAAGACCGTTTGTCATTTTGTAGAATAGAACGAGCCTGTTTTTCTTACGCCTTATTGGAAGGGTCTCCCACCGAAGCTCAGACAGCATAGTTTGAATATTGCAGAGTTTGGTAGCACCAGTAACGGTCCTCGCAGCCTCGTTTTGAACGGCatctatatcattttttaattcaCAGAACAATTGTCCCATATAACATCTCCGTACTCAAGAAGAGGCCTAACGAATGAAAAGTACATTCTTTCCAGACTGGAACGTGACAAGATAAATTTCAGTGATCGCATTATGCCTAACCTCTGTCAGGCTTTATTTACAGACGAAGATATATGCTCCTTTCACTTAGCGTCCTCGGAAAATGAAATACCAAGATGTTTGTGAGTTTTAACAGAAGAAATATGGACGTCATCCATGATTAGACGGGGGTGGTTTGCACGATCTCTCTTCCTAGAGAATagaacagtttcagttttttcgGGGTTAAAATCCACAAGCCATGATCTTGACCAGTTTGTTACTTTACGAAGATCAGAATTAAGGACAACAGCGGATGCATCCGGGGAATCAACAGTTATGTAAAGTGTAGTATAATCGGCAAACAGCCGGATATTGGCCTGGAGATCATTTACAATATCGTTTATATAGATTAGAAACAAAAGAGGACCAAGAATTGAACCCTGACGATCGCCAGCGGAAATGTTACGCCAGGAcgaagaagtatttgaaataacaaCTCGTTGCCGACGGCCCGAAAGGTATGACGAGAACCACTCTAGGAGCTTTCCGTGGATTCCAAAAGAAGAAAGTTTGTGAAGAAGACCCCGATGTCAGACTCTATCGAAGgcttttgatatatcacaaaacacCGCGCGCACTTCCTTGCCCTAATCAAGTGCCTgacatatttctttgtaaaagaaaGTCAGCTGGTTAACCGTTGAATCACCTTTTATGAAACCAGATTGATTCGGAGTTAGGAGGTTATTAGCAACAATGTAATTGTAGATGTGCTTGTGAATACAGCGTTCCATAAGTTTGCCTGTGCAGCTTAAGAGCGAGACATGGCGATAGTTAGACGGTTTGGGTGGGTCGGACTTCTTGAATATTGGCGTGACATTAGCGAGTTTCcaagaagaaggaaagaaagatTGCTGAAGGAGCTTGTTGAAGTAGAGATGGACAGGGGTTTAGCAAGAACACTGGATCCCTCCCGAATAAGACGGGGACTGACCAAATCTGGGCCACATGCCTTTCCGGGGTCGATTGAATTTATACTGTCAATCACGTCTTGGACTGATATAGATATGTCCTGAAGTGAGCATCTGCTGACAGGGATATTTGGTAACTCGTGACCTGTATCGTCTATGGATGACTGGGAACagaaatattgatttaataaGTTTGCTTTGTCTATATCACTTGAAGCTTGAGCATTGCCACTTACCAAGTTCGGCATAGATTTTGAGGAATCCTTTTGGGTTACCTGTTTGGCCAATTTGAACCATTCTTTAGCTGTTGTATTATTACAGTTCATTTTATCGGTGAGTTTTGATAGGTATTCAGATTTCGATTTTCTTATTAGATTTGTAACCTCATTTCTTATTTTACTAAAATTAACCCAGGTAGTAGGATCATTGGAGGTTTTCGCTATTTTATGGATTCTGTTGCGTTTGCGTATTAATTTTCTAATTGAGCCATTCATCCAAGGTATATCATTTGGTCTTACAGTTATTACTTTATTTGGAATTGTTTTCGATGCTGCAGAGGTAATGATATCTGAAATGATGTCAGCTGTTGCTTCTAGGTCATTATTGTTTAGAAAATTCCAGTCACATGTTTCCAGTTCTTgcctaaaatcattaaaattacaACGGTCGTATTGCCAAAGTCGGCGTTTAAAACAAGACTGTTTCGGTTTGTTGAATTTGAGGACACAGGCGACTGGGCAGTGGAAACGAACGAGGTCTGGAACAAAAGGATCGGcaacaaaactagaaataacaTTATCGGgatgttttataaaaatcaagTCTATGAGAGAAGAAGATCGTTCTGTGAAGTGAGTAGGAGTATCTATAAGTTGATGTGCATTATATGATGACATAAATCTGCCCAATCGGTTGGATGGATTTGAAAGAACGTCAGTATTGAAATCGCCGGTGATCAAAATATCATCACAAGGTTCATTAAAGGCCTGATCAATACTATGTTCTAGAAGTTGCCAATAGTTGTTATTAGCACTAGGAGGTCTGTATATACCGCCTAAAAGAAGTTTACGATTATTTACATGTAACTCTATCCATACAGCTTCGAGACCATTGACCGATAAGTCTTGGCGATGAGTAACGTTAATGTTCTGGCGTACGTATATCGCCACACCGCCACCTAATCTATCGCCACGATCGCATCGAACAGGTTGACTAAAGCCGGGAATGAGAACATCTTCATTAATCACGTCATGGCTTAGCCATGTTTCTGTAAGGACCATGATGTCATAAGGGAGAGATTCAACTGCAAGAATATCTAGTTTGGGTTTCAGACTTTGGATGTTAAGGTGCATAATGCTTAAACCACTATTGAGAAGATCAGTGTACATTAATGTTGACATGTTGTCTGATGAAACTGATTCTGCTCCTGGATTCGGGTGAACATCACCTGATATTAAAAGAAGTATAAGAGTCAAGGGAAATTTAACAACAATGTAATGTACGACTCGCATGGAGAAGAGCTGGTTCACTAAGGCTCTGTTGGCTTCTAAGGCGCGTTCAAATGTGAATGTCATGGTGGGTGATACCTTTCACTTGCGAGAGCCTTAAGTGCGTAAGAACATGTGTGTGAGCAAAACAGTATAGAAAATTCGTGTTGGGAGATGATAGAGTGTGTGAGCACCatagagaagaaaaaaaagcaatgagaaaaattgataaagtattatcattattaaccAGTAGAAAGTATTGAGAGTTCGGACAAAAGTTACTGAAAATTTAGGGTACGTACTaataaatgcaatgaaaaatagtagcattacaatatattttgagtttcaagtcattatcttatatagtaccaaaagTTTGTCCAGTAaacaaagattgcaaaaaaagtttaactacaaaaggggcatagttctgtcaagagcacaattagagttatggggtatgtagccacacgtGCAGATTATTattaacaaatacttttaatttcaagccattatcttttaaagtaccaaagatatgtctataaaggaagctttcgaaaaaaattaacatggaaataattccaagtataactccttggcgaccttgaccttgggtataatgggcccagctcatgcacatactttgtttatatgctggacaatgtttatgtgaacttacagtataatataagcaaaagtaacaaagatatgacagaaaaacaaaggttgccgaaaaactttaaccttaaaaataacctaagtataagacatAAGTGATTGGGTACAATGGACTCAgtccctacacatacattgttcgtatactggacaatgtttgtgtgaagttacagtaagatataagtaataataaaaaagatatgacagaaaaacaaaggttgccgaaaaactttaaccttaaaaataatctaagtataacaccgacgccgacgccggggcgagtagtatagctccctattctccgaatagtggagctaaaaaaaagaaaaatgagacTGTCCTTGAAAGTCAACTAAGCATCAGACTTAATAACTGACTTATTTCGCTAAAAAGTGAATGGTTAAAACTAGTTAGTGGACATTTTTAGTGGTCAGATTAATTGGTTACATAGCGTCGTAATACTGGGTATGTTAAAGTGgaataatatttacatatataacgTATACAAAAGGACAATATTTGAATCAAACAT
The sequence above is a segment of the Mercenaria mercenaria strain notata chromosome 3, MADL_Memer_1, whole genome shotgun sequence genome. Coding sequences within it:
- the LOC128555449 gene encoding uncharacterized protein LOC128555449, producing the protein MTFTFERALEANRALVNQLFSMRVVHYIVVKFPLTLILLLISGDVHPNPGAESVSSDNMSTLMYTDLLNSGLSIMHLNIQSLKPKLDILAVESLPYDIMVLTETWLSHDVINEDVLIPGFSQPVRCDRGDRLGGGVAIYVRQNINVTHRQDLSVNGLEAVWIELHVNNRKLLLGGIYRPPSANNNYWQLLEHSIDQAFNEPCDDILITGDFNTDVLSNPSNRLGRFMSSYNAHQLIDTPTHFTERSSSLIDLIFIKHPDNVISSFVADPFVPDLVRFHCPVACVLKFNKPKQSCFKRRLWQYDRCNFNDFRQELETCDWNFLNNNDLEATADIISDIITSAASKTIPNKVITVRPNDIPWMNGSIRKLIRKRNRIHKIAKTSNDPTTWVNFSKIRNEVTNLIRKSKSEYLSKLTDKMNCNNTTAKEWFKLAKQVTQKDSSKSMPNLVSGNAQASSDIDKANLLNQYFCSQSSIDDTGHELPNIPVSRCSLQDISISVQDVIDSINSIDPGKACGPDLVSPRLIREGSSVLAKPLSISTSTSSFSNLSFLLLGNSLMSRQYSRSPTHPNRLTIAMSRS